The genomic segment AATGTACCGTTGGTCATTtagcacattatttttttacatacaatcCTTACAAATCGATGAACTATTTTTgcaagataattttttaaaattgaaatattgtgtCTGGActctaaataatacaaatttatcaaactatgtatatgcatttaatataataaaaaataattaaaaccttaTACATatgattactattttatttttaattccaaaaaatatgcatctaagaattattttatatcatgaaatatattaaaacaattttttttttcattagaacAAAGAAATATGCCACAATGTGTACATTTTGAACGTGGTATTGACTGTATCTGATTCATTGAACATACCTCACATCTTCCTCGTTCATCTACATATTTAATCCAGTGTATACCACGGTTTCCAAATCTTACATCATTTGGAACAGACCAATTTTTTCCTCTGCGCTTATTTATTTGACCTTTATTTTCTTTAGGTTTTCTTTGAAAGAGACCTCGTACTGGTGTTGgttgttcttttttatttattagcccTTGAACAACAATGTGTCTAAATTCTAATAGTGTCATTGGTCCGTTCAggtctttatatattatataagcgttTACAAATAGAATATCAATCATACCCCAGAAGAGCCTGTGCCACCACTTCTTTGACCGTCTATCTACTCCATATGTAACTCTCAGTTGGTCTGCGTGGTCTACTCCTCCCATATAGTTGTTGTAATCCTTTATTATCTGGGGACAAGGTATTTCTGTAGACACTCCTTGCTTGTTTTTTCTTAAAACAGTGGTTTTTTCTGTGCCATGGTAGTTTGATGCTAACAAAACTGATTTTGTATCTTTCCACTTAAAAACTCCAATTCCAGAGTCAGTTATTTTGTAATCTGTAGATCCTCTTGCTAATTTTGAGTCATCGTGAAGTATAGGAATACCTTTTCTATGAGCTCGTATTGTTCCACACGCTAAACTGTTCTCAATCTTCAATTTTTCAAGCAGTGGTATAGatgtaaaaaattatcgaaaaaaaattgttttttttccccCCCATTCATTTTTTGTCAAAGACAGCACAACTCTTTCACCTAGACCACAATCTTTAAATTCATTTTCTAATTGTTTATCTTTTCCTTGATATACCTGAAATTTTTTGATGTAACCTTTTTGGTCTGCTAGACACCATAACTTATAACCACTTTTAATAAGCTTCATCGGgttatactgttttaatgtaCTTCTACCTTTGAAAAGAATCATAGATTCATCAATAGATAGTTGGTTGGTTTCAGTTGGTTTCAGTTTGTAaagtttatcattattatcttttGGAATAAgagtattatcatttaaatgtaagtttgtcaaaatcaaatcaaaacgATTTCTTGTCATTGTGGCAGCCACAAAAGGAACTGATAAATCTGGTGCACAACTCCAATAATGTTTCCAACTTGGTAGCCTATGATAGcccattaaaaagttaattcccaaaaaattcaaaacttcaTATggctttatatttaaatttaaatttttttgtgtgccatataaatttgtttgatatACAATATGATCAAGTATACCTTCAAATAAAGTCAAAAAAACACCAGTAGGACTTGTATCAAGAAATAAATCTTCAACTGGACCTTCAGAATTATTATAGCTTGGAACATCAGTTTTACTTTCCTTTTTTCTCCAAATGCGATGGTATTCATCTGTCACATCCTCGGTTACAGGAGCATGTTCAGTTGTTACAGGTGTAttcttttttggttttggttttgtTTTCTTCAAGTTTGATTGTTTGCTCTTTTTTACTGAACAACTTTGCTTTTTCTTTCTCTTGGGTGTTggttctataaataaaaataaaaatatttatttcatagatttaataattaaaaatgtatttacagtaGAGTCCCGCTAATCCGGACTAGATGGGACCGGACTCTCTCCGGATTATCGAAAATCCGGATTAAACGAAATGACGTTTTTGTAATTCAACCCAGTTTCGTCAGCATTAAATATTTGGCAAGGCATTAAGTCTCCATCGCTAATAAACTTTTCAAAACTAAAcgaaataatatcacaatacatATGTACCTAATCGAAACGATAAGTTTAAACCATATCTTAATTATGGGTATTcccgaatatatatattatacatgagtACTAAATATGAAACATAAATTGTCCGGATTATCTGGATGCCCGGATTAGCGATGACCGGATTAGCGGGACTCTACTGTATTTTATTCTCACCCCAATTGGTATCACATTCTTCATCAATTTCATCAAGTGGGATAGCAAGTGGTGAATTTGATGGGCCAGGTTGACATGGATGAACATTTGCTAgacaaatattttgtgtataatactGTGTAATCAATTATTCTAttgaaatatactatatattacagtatacataggtattatactattatagttattgtaaataatttatatgtgtaggtatacctatacaaagtaAAActgattgtatataatatatcataaaaatgtttattaattggtattaaaatgtaaaataataactaaaatgaaTGACCAgaattgtattgaaataattaataataaagaagtattaaattattagtagaaTTACTGATCAACATTTGTAACATGACTGTTCTGAAATTGATTATCCTACAATttctaacaaaattaatttacaataaataatttattaaaataaaatttatcatattgtacCCTTAGaaattgtttatgtattataattgtttttattttattgaagtgtggtaaatttcaaaaattgattataattgttatatttttcatttgattaaaaattatataattaatattaaaaaatagccTGTCACATNNNNNNNNNNNNNNNNNNNNNNNNNNNNNNNNNNNNNNNNNNNNNNNNNNNNNNNNNNNNNNNNNNNNNNNNNNNNNNNNNNNNNNNNNNNNNNNNNNNNNNNNNNNNNNNNNNNNNNNNNNNNNNNNNNNNNNNNNNNNNNNNNNNNNNNNNNNNNNNNNNNNNNNNNNNNNNNNNNNNNNNNNNNNNNNNNNNNNNNNNNNNNNNNNNNNNNNNNNNNNNNNNNNNNNNNNNNNNNNNNNNNNNNNNNNNNNNNNNNNNNNNNNNNNNNNNNNNNNNNNNNNNNNNNNNNNNNNNNNNNNNNNNNNNNNNNNNNNNNNNNNNNNNNNN from the Acyrthosiphon pisum isolate AL4f chromosome X, pea_aphid_22Mar2018_4r6ur, whole genome shotgun sequence genome contains:
- the LOC103308884 gene encoding piggyBac transposable element-derived protein 3-like; this translates as MYGVKDVQVAACMVPKFKLNWTVEDNLNDIKHITNVHPCQPGPSNSPLAIPLDEIDEECDTNWEPTPKRKKKQSCSVKKSKQSNLKKTKPKPKKNTPVTTEHAPVTEDVTDEYHRIWRKKESKTDVPSYNNSEGPVEDLFLDTSPTGVFLTLFEGILDHIPYEVLNFLGINFLMGYHRLPSWKHYWSCAPDLSVPFVAATMTRNRFDLILTNLHLNDNTLIPKDNNDKLYKLKPTETNQLSIDESMILFKGRSTLKQYNPMKLIKSGYKLWCLADQKGYIKKFQVYQGKDKQLENEFKDCGLGERIENSLACGTIRAHRKGIPILHDDSKLARGSTDYKITDSGIGVFKWKDTKSVLLASNYHGTEKTTVLRKNKQGVSTEIPCPQIIKDYNNYMGGVDHADQLRVTYGVDRRSKKWWHRLFWGMIDILFVNAYIIYKDLNGPMTLLEFRHIVVQGLINKKEQPTPVRGLFQRKPKENKGQINKRRGKNWSVPNDVRFGNRGIHWIKYVDERGRCEWERAGEGAGMFPMGARAP